Within Massilia litorea, the genomic segment GATGCCGAGCAGGACCAGGTGCACGGCCACCGCCACGATCAGCAGCACCAGCACCGGGCTTTCCGCCAGCGGCTGGAAAGCCAGGCGGTAGATCATCGGACCCATCGGCGCGACGATGGCGAAGGTGAGCAGCAGTTGCGCAAGCATCGGCCAGGACGCGCCTTCGGCCGAGCGCGCCGCGAAGAACACGGCCAGCGGATAGAGCACGAATCTGGCGAAGGCCAGGCCGAGGGCGCGCGGGCGGTCGACCTGCCCCGCGGCGCTGCGCAGCAGGCCCCAGGCTTCCTGCAGGAAGGCGGCCAGGCCCAGCACCAGCATCAGCGCGGCGCTGTGCGGCACCTTGCCGGCCTGGAGCGCCGCCATGGTGAGGGCGCCGAAAGCGAGGAACTCGCCGATGGGGATGAAGATCACGCGCGTGATCGAGAACACCAGTACCAGTGCCAGCGCCAGCAGCACATACACTGCCCCGCTGGCGATGCCGTCCTGGGTGAGGATGGCGAAAATCGTTAAATCCATACCGCTGCCCGGGGCATGCCGATGTGCGTCGGCGGCGTGAAGCGTCTCCTCATCATGCCGCCCATCGACACCGCCCGTATGGCCCTCCTTGTCGAATGTCGTTATTTGGCCAGGTGTGGATGTGCTCTTGCGGCCCGTTTTCAGATGCCGCGGCGAGCATTTTTCCATCCACCATGGTTAAATGATATGCGAAAACTGTTGAGGAACCGACATTTTTTCCTGCGGCTCGGCCTATACTATCGTCCAGGGCCGCCCCGCCGCGGCGACTTTTCAAAATAATCAGGAGACAGGCATGACCCGCATTCCCCGCCTCACCACCATCGCCTCCGGCGTGCTCGCCCTCGCCGCCCTGGGCGCCTCGTTCAGCGCCCACGCCCAGATCAAGGTCGGCGTCTCGATCTCGACCACCGGCCCCGCCGCGTCGCTCGGCATCCCGGAAAAGAACACGATCGGCCTGCTGCCGGCCGAGATCGCCGGCCAGAAGGTGCAATACATCGTGCTGGACGACGCCTCGGACGCGACCCAGGCGGTGAAGAACGCGCGCAAGCTGGTCTCGGAAGACAAGGTCGACCTCCTGATCGGCTCCTCGATCACCCCGACCTCGCTGGCCATGCTGGAAGTGGCGGCCGAAACCGAGACCCCGATGATCTCGATCGCCGGCGCCGCCCGCATCGTCGAACCGATGGACGCCAAGCGGCGCTGGGTCTTCAAGACCACCCAGCACGACGGCCAGATGGCCAATGCGATCGCCACGCACATGTCGAACAACGGCGTCAAAACCATGGGCTTCATCGGCTTCTCCGACGCCTACGGCGAAGGCTGGTACGGCGAGGCGACGAAATACGCGCCGGCCCGCAAGATCAACGTCGTCGCCAACGAGCGCTTCGCCCGCACCGACACCTCGGTCACCGGCCAGGTCCTCAAGCTGATGGCGGCCAATCCGGACGCGATCCTGATTGCCGGCTCCGGTACCCCGGCCGCGCTGCCGCAGAAGGCGCTGCGCGAGCGCGGCTACAAGGGCAAGATCTACCAGACCCACGGCGTGGCCAACAGCGACTTCCTGCGCGTCTGCGGCGCCGATTGCGAAGGCACCTTCGTGCCGGTCGGCCCGGTGCTGGTGGCGAACCAGCTGCCGGATTCGAACCCGGTCAAGAAGAGCGCCCTCGCCTATTCCACCAAGTACGCGGCCGCGTTCGGCAAGGACAGCGTCTCGACCTTCGGCGGCCACGCCTGGGACGCCTCGCTGCTGCTGGCGGAAGCGGCCAGGACCGCGCTGCCGAAGGGCAAACCGGGCACCAAGGAATTCCGCGCGGCCCTGCGCGATTCGCTCGAAGGCATCAAGAACCTGCCTGCCTCGCACGGCATCTTCAACATGAGCCCGACCAACCACCAGGGCCTGGACCAGCGCTCGCAGGTGATGGTCAAGATCGAAAAGGGTGCGTGGAAGTATGTGCCTTAATTCTTGCGTGGCCCGGGCGTAAGCTGGCCGCAGCCCGGGCGCTGCCCGGAACAGGAAACGCGGCATTCAGGTGCCGCGCCTTTGCAGCAGAATCTGTCGCCGAAGGAAATTTTTGCAAATCGCGTCAACAAGAGCGTGCCTGTCCGCGTTTCTGGAGCAGGTGACACGACGTGACACTCGAACCCGAAACCCAAGGACCCTTCATCATGAAAAAAGCCATCGCAACCCTGATCGTCAGTCTGTTCGCCACCGCAGCCTTTGCCCAGACTCCCGCCGCGGACACGCAAGAAACCCAGGGCACCGCCACGGTCGCCAAGACCCACGTCAAGGTCGCCAAGAAACGCGTCAAGCACACGATGCACAAGGCGCGCCATCCGCTGGCAAAGAGCGTAGTGGCCAAAAAAACGAAGCACGCGGCCGCCACTACCCAGCCTTGAATCACCGGCGCTCGCCTGCCATCAAGCCGGCATGACTGAACTACCCGCACGCGGCGCCTGAGGCCGCGTGACCGGTTCAGTCATGCCGGCTTTCTTGTTCCGCAATCAGGGCGATCACACGCTGCACGCATCCCCCGCCGGCACCTGCAGAGCTCCACGCGCAGCACGACAGTCACCTGGCCGAGGAGGATGAGCGCTGCCTCGGCGCGGCCGGCGGCCGGCAAATGCTTCTACCGCGCGCATACCATTTCCCTGATCGTCCTGCCCATGTCCACCGCCTACTTTCGCAATCGTCACCGGCTGTTTCATTCCCATCCACGCCTGACGGGCGCCTTCGCGACAGGCGTCATCGCGGGGGCGCTGCTTCCTCATGCCTGGGGACTGTCGTTCAGGTGCCTGGTCGGCTGGAATATCGCCGTCTGGCTGTATCTGGGCATGA encodes:
- a CDS encoding ABC transporter substrate-binding protein, with the protein product MTRIPRLTTIASGVLALAALGASFSAHAQIKVGVSISTTGPAASLGIPEKNTIGLLPAEIAGQKVQYIVLDDASDATQAVKNARKLVSEDKVDLLIGSSITPTSLAMLEVAAETETPMISIAGAARIVEPMDAKRRWVFKTTQHDGQMANAIATHMSNNGVKTMGFIGFSDAYGEGWYGEATKYAPARKINVVANERFARTDTSVTGQVLKLMAANPDAILIAGSGTPAALPQKALRERGYKGKIYQTHGVANSDFLRVCGADCEGTFVPVGPVLVANQLPDSNPVKKSALAYSTKYAAAFGKDSVSTFGGHAWDASLLLAEAARTALPKGKPGTKEFRAALRDSLEGIKNLPASHGIFNMSPTNHQGLDQRSQVMVKIEKGAWKYVP